From the genome of Natronolimnobius baerhuensis:
GTTGGTGCCTGCGTGGCCAGTTGCTACGTTCCACTGCATAGGTTATGTATCTGAGGCCAATTTATTTTGGTATTGCCCGGTGAAACTATCCTCAGTTGTCGTTTCATATGGCCACATCAGACTGTCTCCGAACTATCCTCGCTCGAGCGGACAGTAGGTACTCAAAGTACCTGGACCGAGAAGGATGCGTATGCCACACGTTCGCGTGCTGAGTACCGGCGGGACGATTGCATCGACAGCAGGCCCAAACGGTGCGACGCCTGGAAAAAGCGGGACAGAGCTCGTCGACGCGGTACCCGAACTCGAGGACAGTGCCACCGTGGACGTCGAGTCGGTCTGTGACGAACTGAGCTTTCACCTTTCGATGGCGAACGTCCGCTCGATGCTCGAGGGGGTCGAGCAGGCGGCCGCCGACGGCGTCGATGGCGTCGTCGTCACCCACGGCACGGACACGATGGAGGAATCAGCGTACTTCCTCGATTTAGTGCTCGAGGAATCCGTTCCCGTCGTGTTCACTGGCGCACAGCGACCGGCCGACGCACCCGGCGCAGATGGACCGGCGAACCTCCTCGCAGCCGTCCAAACGGCAGCTGATGAGCGCTTCGAATCCGGCGTGTATGTCGCGTTCGCCGACCAGATCCACGCCGCCAGGTGGGTGACGAAAGCGCGCTCGAGTCGCCCGGACGCGTACGCCTCGCCTGATTCAGGCCCCGTCGCGGAACTCACAGTTGATGGACTCGCGCTCACACGCGAGCCGACAAGTGAGTCCGTCTCGTTGCCGGCCGTCGAACCAACTGCTCGAGTCGAGGTCCACACCACCGGGGTAGGCGTGGATAGTCGCGCACTCGAGCGTGCACGCGAGGACGGCGTCGACGGGATCGTGCTGGCGGCGAGCGGGATCGGGAACACGACGCCGGAAATAGGCGATGCGGTCGGTGACCTCGTTGATTCGGGTCTCCCTGTCGTCGTGGCGACGCGCTGTTTCGAAGGTGGTGTCGCCGCGCGGTACGGCGGCCCCGGCGGTGGCCAGACGCTGCGCGATCACGGTGCGATTCCGGCCGGCAACCTGCCGCCCTGGAAAGCACGGATCAAACTCATGCTGGTGCTGTCATCCGACGACGGCCCCGACGCTCGAGCGGCGTTCAAGCGTCAGCGCGGCGGAGCGAGTGAGTAGGGAGTCACTGCTCGACGTGCGAGCACTCTATAAAAAATCGCTTCGGCAGGTGGGCCGGTACGCTGTCGTCTCGAGTCGACTGGGAACGCGGTGTCAGTGGGTGGTGTGAGCTGGCCGGACCAGTTACATCATGCCGCCCATGCCGCCACCCATACCGCCCATACCGCCCATGCCACCGCCGCCCGGTGGCATCTCATCCTCGTCGTCGTTGTCCTGGACGGCGAGGTCGCCGGCTGCGATGACGTCGTCGATGCGAAGCAGCATGACAGCGGCTTCGGTCGCGGATTCGATTGCCTGGGTCTTGACGCGCAGTGGCTCGTAGACGCCTTCTTCGGCCATGTCAATCGTGTCGCCGGTGAACGCGTCGAGACCGGCTGCCTCGTTGCCACCGTCGTGGTCGGCGCGCAGTTCGACGAGCGAGTCGATTGGGTCGAGGCCTGCGTTCTCGGCCAGCGTGCGTGGGATGACCTCGAGTGCGTCGGCGAAGGCTTCGACGGCGAGCTGTTCGCGCCCACCAACGGAGTCGGCGTAGTCACGCAGTGCAAGCGAGAGTTCGACTTCAGGGGCACCGCCGCCAGCGAGGACCTTGCCGTCCTCAAGCGTGGTGCGGACGACGCCCAGCGAGTCTTCGATTGCGCGGTCGATTTCGTCGATGACGTGTTCGGTACCGCCGCGGAGGATCATCGTGACGGCCTGTGCATCGTCGACGTCTTCGACGAAGATGCGCTGGTCGCCAGCGATTTCCTTCTGGGCGACGCTGCCGGCGAAGCCGAGGGCGTCCTCGCTCAGGTCGTCGACGGACGTGACTGGCGTTGCGCCGGTTGCGCGGGCCAGTTGCGTGACGTCGCTGGATTTGACGCGACGAACGGCGAGAATGCCCTCCTGTGCGAGGTAGTGCTGGGCCATGTCGTCGATGCCGCTACTGACGAACAGCACGTCAGCGCCGGCGTCGGCGACCTGCTCGGCCATCTCCTTGAGCTGTGCCTCTTCCTGTTCGAGGAACTGCTCGAGTTGGTCAGGGTCGGTGACGTTGACTTCGGCGTCGATTTCGGTCTCCTGAATCTCGAGGGCACCGTCGACGACGGCGACGTTTGCGTCTTCGGCGAAGTACGGCATGTTCTCGGAGACGCGCTCCTTGTCGACGATGACACCTTCGACGAGTTCAGAGTTCTCGATGGAGCCGCCGACAACCTTCTCGACTTTGATGTTGTCCGTGTCGATGCCGTCGTCGTCCGCGACGGTCTGGACGGACTGGACAACAAGATTCGAGAGCAGGTCGCGAGCGTTCTCTGCGCCCTTACCGGTCATCGCCGTTGCAGCGATCTGGTGAAGAATTTCCTCGTCGTCTTCGTCGACGTCGATGGCGATCTCCTCGAGTGCCTCGGTGGCTTCCTCGGCGGCCTGGCGATACCCCTGTGCGAGCGTGGTTGCGTGGATATCCTGCTCGAGGAGTTCTTCGGCCTGACTCAGGAGTTCACCGGAGATGACGACGGCGCTCGTGGTGCCGTCACCGACCTCGTCTTCCTGGGTTTCGGCGACTTCGACAATCATGTCGGCCGCCGGGTGGTCGATTTCCATCTCCGAGAGGAGTGTGACACCGTCGTTCGTCACGATGACGTTGCCCGACGAATCGACGAGCATCTTGTCCATCCCCTTCGGACCAAGTGTGGTCCGAACGGACTCAGCAACCGCCTTTCCGGCCTGGATGTTCATCGATTGTGCATCTTTGCCGGACGTCCGCTGACTGTCGTCCGAGAGGACGATAAGGGGCTGGTTGCCCATCTGCTGTTGTGCCATAGTCAGCTGAAGGATTGATTGTGATTCTATATAAATCTTTTGAGTCCGGCTGTCAGAAATCCCGCGACGACAGTGTAGAGCACGGGTTCCCTCCGAACCCTGTCAGCCGCATTTATATTCAATCACTGGACGACATCGAGGAGTGACAGACACGTATTCAAGGAATCACAGACGCCAACTCGAGCCGTTGCTCACGTCAGAAGATACCAGTGAAAACATCGTATCAGTACCGATATCGCAGCAATTCGGCGTTATGCCTCTTCGGAATCCGACCCGGGGAAGCGATGGTACTGAAGCCCCTGATGTTTCATCTCGTTGTGTCGGTCCTCGAGGAATGAGTAAACGGTACCGTGTGGGGCACCGTCCAACAGCATCTCGGCCGCCGTTCGGGCCGCATCGACCTGCTCCGGCGTACCGATCATGCCGAGCGTCGTCCCGTAAATGACGATGTCGGCACCGGCGAGTTCCTCCATCAGCTCTCGCGTTCGCCCGTCTTCACCGATGAGACGGCCCTTCTGTCGCTGGAGGTCGTTCTTGTTTCTCGAGGCAGCGTCAATGTCGACGACGTCGAACATCATCATCTCATCCTCGAGCAGTCGGAGTGCCGCATCCGGGGCGAAGCCACGCCCAATCGCCTGGACAATTTCTGGCCCTTTGAGACCGAGAACGGGATCGCCGACGGTTTCGACTGCAACCGAACCGTTCTCCGAGTCGATATCGAGTCGCACCTCAGCTTCGGCTTCGATTTCGCGCATCGTCTCACCGCCCTGGCCGATAAGAACCCCAATCCGGTCCTGCGGAATCTTCACGTGTTGCATAGAAGACGCTACTGGCTGGGAGGGGTTAAGACCTTGGTCCCAAGTAGGCAGAACGACTCACTGGGACACTCACACATGCGCTCACTCGAGAACCGACCGGAATCGGACGGACTCATCGAGCGTGTCGACGAGTGCAACAGTGCGATGGTCCGCCGGAATCGTCGGGAACTGTCCGCCGGGATTAAGCAGCGTCGTTCCCCCTACTTCCGTCACCTCGCGCTCGTGATGATGCCCATAGCAGACGAAATCGTACGTTTCGGCGGCCGCGAGCGCCTCGACTTCGGCTTTCGACTCGCCGTGCAACACCGCAAACGAGAGCCCATCGAACTCGAGTGCAGCAAATCGGCCGTGGAGTTCGCTTTCGTTCCCGAGGGCGTCGAACGCCGCCTCGAGCCCCGAAATCTCGCCGTCGTTGTTCCCGAGGACGCCGTGGACTTCGAACCCCTCGAGCGCGGGAAGGAGCGGCGGGGCGATGAAATCGCCGCAGTGGATGACGATCTCGACACCCTCCTCGGTGAAGATTTCGGCCGCTCGCTCGGCTGCCTCGACGTTGTCGTGCGTATCGGCAATGATCCCGATGTTCATACGTCAACGCCCGCGGGCGAGGTACTAATTCGTTCGGACGGTGGCACCGCGGGAGGGTCAGAACGGCGACGATGGAACGCCGGCACGCTCGAGCGCCTGCTTGCGCTCCCCGTCAGTGAGTCGGTAGGGCTCGAGTTCGTCCTCGAGATCGCCCAGTTCTGCCCGGCGGCGCTGGTGTGCCCCGAGAAAGTCCGTGATCCGCTCGATTGCGATTTCTTTCAACTCGCCGCTCAGGAGTTCGCCCGACCGGTACTGTTCTGCGATGCGCTCGAGTTCGGCGTCGTCAGCCTCGAAGAAGAATCGCAGGTACTGGAACGGCACGTCGACGCTTGGATCGCCGCCTCGTTCGCGGTGGGCCTCGAGCGACGCCTGTCCGCCCGTGTAGGCGTGCGTGCGGATCGTCTTGGCGACAGTGTCGGGATCGTCAGTCAGGTCAATCGACGCCGCGTCGTCGGAGGCGCTCATCTTTCCCGGCCCCTCGAGACTCGGGAGAAAGCGTCCGAGCAGCGCACCGGGTTTGTCGACGGGCAGCGCCTCCTTGGCGGCCACGTCGCGACAGACACGGACGTGGGGGTCCTGATCGATGGCGATAGGGACGAGCGTCGGCTGTCGGCCCGCCACGAGTTGCGGAAGCAGGAGGTGCGTCGCCTGTACGGCAGGGTAGAACTGCAAGCCAACCGAATCTTGCTCGCCGTAGACGGCCTCGATGGTCGCGGGCGTCAGATGTTTCGCGAGGCGGGTGGCAATCGG
Proteins encoded in this window:
- a CDS encoding KH domain-containing protein, translated to MQHVKIPQDRIGVLIGQGGETMREIEAEAEVRLDIDSENGSVAVETVGDPVLGLKGPEIVQAIGRGFAPDAALRLLEDEMMMFDVVDIDAASRNKNDLQRQKGRLIGEDGRTRELMEELAGADIVIYGTTLGMIGTPEQVDAARTAAEMLLDGAPHGTVYSFLEDRHNEMKHQGLQYHRFPGSDSEEA
- a CDS encoding asparaginase, yielding MPHVRVLSTGGTIASTAGPNGATPGKSGTELVDAVPELEDSATVDVESVCDELSFHLSMANVRSMLEGVEQAAADGVDGVVVTHGTDTMEESAYFLDLVLEESVPVVFTGAQRPADAPGADGPANLLAAVQTAADERFESGVYVAFADQIHAARWVTKARSSRPDAYASPDSGPVAELTVDGLALTREPTSESVSLPAVEPTARVEVHTTGVGVDSRALERAREDGVDGIVLAASGIGNTTPEIGDAVGDLVDSGLPVVVATRCFEGGVAARYGGPGGGQTLRDHGAIPAGNLPPWKARIKLMLVLSSDDGPDARAAFKRQRGGASE
- a CDS encoding metallophosphoesterase; this translates as MNIGIIADTHDNVEAAERAAEIFTEEGVEIVIHCGDFIAPPLLPALEGFEVHGVLGNNDGEISGLEAAFDALGNESELHGRFAALEFDGLSFAVLHGESKAEVEALAAAETYDFVCYGHHHEREVTEVGGTTLLNPGGQFPTIPADHRTVALVDTLDESVRFRSVLE
- the thsA gene encoding thermosome subunit alpha, producing the protein MGNQPLIVLSDDSQRTSGKDAQSMNIQAGKAVAESVRTTLGPKGMDKMLVDSSGNVIVTNDGVTLLSEMEIDHPAADMIVEVAETQEDEVGDGTTSAVVISGELLSQAEELLEQDIHATTLAQGYRQAAEEATEALEEIAIDVDEDDEEILHQIAATAMTGKGAENARDLLSNLVVQSVQTVADDDGIDTDNIKVEKVVGGSIENSELVEGVIVDKERVSENMPYFAEDANVAVVDGALEIQETEIDAEVNVTDPDQLEQFLEQEEAQLKEMAEQVADAGADVLFVSSGIDDMAQHYLAQEGILAVRRVKSSDVTQLARATGATPVTSVDDLSEDALGFAGSVAQKEIAGDQRIFVEDVDDAQAVTMILRGGTEHVIDEIDRAIEDSLGVVRTTLEDGKVLAGGGAPEVELSLALRDYADSVGGREQLAVEAFADALEVIPRTLAENAGLDPIDSLVELRADHDGGNEAAGLDAFTGDTIDMAEEGVYEPLRVKTQAIESATEAAVMLLRIDDVIAAGDLAVQDNDDEDEMPPGGGGMGGMGGMGGGMGGMM
- a CDS encoding tryptophan--tRNA ligase, translating into MSENPTHDDESNSNQHTDPAHGADSSDDDFIVTPYAVSGEVDYEKLLERFGANTLTDAQIARFPDHPLLRRRTFYAGRDVDRYLEAAEVGDPHALVTGRGPSGPMHLGHVLPLYLAKRFQRETGATVYIPLSDDEKFLAKAQSFESIGKHTRDNLRDILAVGFDPERTRIVVDTADADVIYPIATRLAKHLTPATIEAVYGEQDSVGLQFYPAVQATHLLLPQLVAGRQPTLVPIAIDQDPHVRVCRDVAAKEALPVDKPGALLGRFLPSLEGPGKMSASDDAASIDLTDDPDTVAKTIRTHAYTGGQASLEAHRERGGDPSVDVPFQYLRFFFEADDAELERIAEQYRSGELLSGELKEIAIERITDFLGAHQRRRAELGDLEDELEPYRLTDGERKQALERAGVPSSPF